The following coding sequences are from one Panicum hallii strain FIL2 chromosome 5, PHallii_v3.1, whole genome shotgun sequence window:
- the LOC112894621 gene encoding uncharacterized protein LOC112894621 — MLVHVLCQTIVDGTRVSVGYLSNITNGAAQLQSKSRSHTVDPKECKRQRERARYGAMSLQQRNDRNKKRRKACQRKNEAGSAYNKENEEQDGNSDWFYRNDSYQPDNLDNDIMASHLLGLHISG, encoded by the exons ATGTTGGTTCATGTGCTCTGTCAGACTATCGTAGATGGAACTAGAGTCTCCGTTGGATACCTGTCAAACATCACTAATGGAG CTGCACAATTGCAATCCAAGTCACGATCACACACCGTCGATCCTAAGGAATGTAAGCGACAAAGGGAAAGAGCACGGTACGGAGCAATGTCTCTACAGCAGAGGAACGATCGAAATAAGAAGCGCCGTAAAGCCTGTCAAAGAAAAAATG AGGCCGGATCCGCATATAACAAGGAAAATGAGGAACAAGATGGAAATAGTGATTGGTTCTATAGGAACGATTCGTACCAGCCTGATAATCTTGACAATGATATCATGGCCTCCCATTTACTAG GCTTACACATATCTGGATGA